Proteins encoded by one window of Nasonia vitripennis strain AsymCx chromosome 5, Nvit_psr_1.1, whole genome shotgun sequence:
- the LOC100124286 gene encoding aminopeptidase Ey isoform X2: MTKSLGAMGMDDRTTTFGRKRGCTVTRCGAFALAMSFFVSVVVTGLLVYHFAPCIDTSSERRYNRGAGDDESAMFRSGRSFAGSTSKKKLDVRLPTNVRPDSYELQLVPFIWEGNFTFNGEVKIVLNVTEDTRKITLHAVDMDIDEEATSLKDYPWIEGRSKNLRVSRQYNDTARQFHVIQTVETLKAGKQYLLQLKYVGRLNDYLQGFYRSSYTVDNQTRWIATTQFQPTDARRAFPCFDEPALKARFQISIARPSNMTAISNMPKERESKPVAGLPTYVWDHFERSVPMSTYLVAFIVSDFESLHSSQGNVSVWARKEAVQQSDYSLKIGPEILKYFEDYFQIKFPLPKIDMVALPDFSAGAMENWGLITYRETAMLYQEGVSTSNNKQRVATVVSHELAHQWFGNLVTPSWWTDLWLNEGFASYVENIGINAVEPSWKALEQFVVHELQNVFGLDALESSHPISIAVGHPDEINEIFDRISYAKGASIIRMMDHFLSTAVFKRGLTNYLKGKAYQSAEQDDLWDALTKQAHEDRALGQDVTIKQIMDTWTLQTGFPVVTVIRDYDNDAAVITQERFMLRNHTKAESQPLWWIPLTYTTSRKLDFNDTKPSIWMKAEKSVLLKNISASSQEWLLFNILETGYYRVNYDRANWQLIIKQLSGENYDAIATINRAQLIDDALNLARAGRLDYSTALDVTSYLAHETEYLPWKAALTAMSFLDNMLVKFQGYDKFRVYALKLLDNVYRKVGFKDSLEDPQLTVFTRIDVLSWACNFGHEDCVRNAVSQFAAWRQSPEPSRNNPISPNLKSVVYCTAIRVGGQPEWDFMWQRYLETNVGSEKDLLLHALGCTRETWLLSRYLDWALTDNAGIRKQDVTRVFGSVSSNIIGQPLAFNYFRNKWDRLKEYFGTSLMTINNIVKSSTKRINTKYELKDLLEFANEHKEELGSATRAVEQAVEQAEANIRWLERNHATIHDWLKRNTS; encoded by the exons ATGACGAAATCGCTGGGTGCGATGGGCATGGACGATCGCACGACGACCTTCGGTAGAAAGCGCGGCTGCACGGTGACGCGCTGCGGAGCTTTCGCTCTGGCGATGAGCTTCTTCGTGAGCGTCGTCGTCACGGGACTGCTGGTCTACCACTTCGCGCCCTGCATCGACACCTCCTCGGAGCGTCGCTACAACCGTGGCGCAGGAGATGACGAATCCGCGATGTTCAGGTCCGGCAGGAGCTTCGCCGGCTCGACCTCCAAGAAGAAGCTCGACGTCAGGCTGCCCACGAACGTGAGACCCGACAGCTACGAGCTCCAGCTAGTGCCGTTCATCTGGGAGGGCAACTTTACGTTCAACGGAGAG GTGAAAATCGTGCTGAACGTGACGGAGGACACGCGCAAGATAACGCTGCACGCGGTCGACATGGACATCGACGAGGAGGCGACGAGCCTCAAGGACTACCCTTGGATCGAGGGCAGAAGCAAGAATCTGAGGGTGAGTCGTCAGTACAACGACACCGCCAGGCAGTTCCACGTCATCCAGACGGTGGAGACGCTCAAGGCCGGCAAGCAGTACCTGCTGCAGCTCAAGTACGTCGGTCGGCTCAACGACTACCTCCAGGGGTTCTACAGGAGCTCCTACACCGTCGACAATCAGACGAG GTGGATCGCGACGACGCAGTTCCAGCCGACGGACGCCCGGCGAGCTTTCCCCTGCTTCGACGAGCCGGCGCTCAAGGCCCGCTTCCAGATCAGCATAGCCCGGCCCAGCAACATGACCGCCATCTCGAACATGCCGAAGGAGCGAGAGTCCAAGCCAGT GGCCGGTCTGCCCACGTACGTCTGGGACCACTTCGAGCGGTCGGTGCCGATGTCGACCTACCTCGTCGCCTTCATCGTCTCGGACTTTGAGTCGCTGCACTCGAGCCAGGGCAACGTCAGCGTCTGGGCGCGCAAGGAAGCCGTCCAGCAGTCCGACTACAGTCTCAAGATCGGGCCCGAGATCCTCAAGTACTTCGAGGACTACTTCCAGATCAAGTTCCCCCTGCCCAAGATCGACATGGTCGCCCTGCCGGACTTCTCCGCCGGCGCCATGGAGAACTGGGGACTCATCACCTACAG GGAGACGGCCATGCTGTACCAAGAGGGCGTCTCGACGAGCAACAACAAGCAGCGAGTCGCGACCGTGGTCTCGCACGAGCTGGCCCACCAGTGGTTCGGCAACCTGGTGACCCCGAGCTGGTGGACCGACCTCTGGCTGAACGAGGGCTTCGCCAGCTACGTGGAGAACATCGGCATCAACGCC GTGGAGCCGAGCTGGAAAGCCCTGGAGCAGTTCGTCGTGCACGAGCTGCAGAACGTCTTCGGTCTCGACGCTCTCGAGTCCTCCCATCCCATTTCCATCGCGGTCGGACATCCTGACGAGATCAACGAAATATTCGACCGCATATCCTACGCCAAGGGCGCCTCGATAATTCGCATGATGGACCACTTCCTCAGCACCGCGGTCTTCAAGCGCGGACTCACCAACTACCTCAAGGGAAA AGCGTACCAGAGCGCCGAGCAAGACGACCTGTGGGACGCGCTGACCAAACAAGCTCACGAGGACAGGGCTCTCGGCCAGGACGTGACTATCAAGCAGATCATGGACACGTGGACGCTGCAGACCGGATTCCCCGTGGTCACGGTTATCCGCGACTACGACAACGACGCGGCCGTCATCACTCAG GAGCGCTTCATGCTGAGGAATCACACCAAGGCGGAAAGCCAACCGCTCTGGTGGATCCCCCTGACCTACACGACATCGCGCAAACTCGACTTCAACGACACCAAGCCGTCGATCTGGATGAAGGCCGAGAAGTCCGTTCTCCTGAAGAACATCAGCGCCAGCTCGCAGGAGTGGCTGCTGTTCAACATCCTCGAGACGG GCTACTACCGAGTCAACTACGACCGGGCCAACTGGCAACTGATAATCAAGCAGCTGAGTGGCGAGAACTACGACGCCATAGCGACGATAAACCGAGCTCAGCTGATCGACGACGCGCTGAATCTGGCCAGAGCCGGCCGACTGGATTACTCGACGGCCCTGGACGTGACGTCTTACCTCGCGCACGAGACCGAGTACCTGCCGTGGAAGGCGGCCCTCACGGCCATGAGCTTCCTCGACAATATGCTCGTCAAGTTCCAGGGCTACGACAAGTTCAGG GTGTACGCCCTGAAACTGCTGGACAACGTGTACCGCAAGGTCGGCTTCAAGGACAGCCTGGAGGACCCCCAGCTGACGGTCTTCACGCGCATCGACGTCCTCAGCTGGGCCTGCAACTTCGGCCACGAGGACTGCGTGCGCAACGCCGTGAGCCAGTTCGCCGCCTGGCGACAGAGCCCCGAGCCCAGCAGGAACAACCCGATCTCGCCGAACCTCAAGAGCGTCGTCTACTGCACGGCCATCCGCGTGGGCGGACAGCCCGAGTGGGACTTCATGTGGCAGCGCTACCTCGAGACCAACGTCGGCTCCGAGAAGGACCTGCTGCTCCACGCGCTCGGCTGCACCAGGGAGACTTGGCTGCTCAGCAGGTACCTCGACTGGGCGCTCACCGATAACGCCGGCATCAGGAAGCAGGACGTCACCAGGGTCTTCGGCTCCGTCTCCAGCAACATCATCGGCCAGCCGCTGGCCTTCAACTACTTCAGGAACAAGTGGGACCGCCTGAAGGAGTA CTTCGGCACCTCGCTCATGACCATCAACAACATCGTCAAGTCCTCGACGAAGCGCATCAACACCAAGTACGAGCTGAAAGAC CTGCTCGAGTTCGCGAACGAGCACAAGGAGGAGCTGGGCAGCGCGACGCGCGCAGTCGAACAGGCGGTGGAGCAAGCCGAGGCGAACATCCGCTGGCTCGAGCGCAATCACGCGACCATTCACGACTGGCTCAAGAGGAACACCTCGTAA
- the LOC100124286 gene encoding aminopeptidase Ey isoform X1 — protein sequence MARVKDCKNTTRFGEESMTKSLGAMGMDDRTTTFGRKRGCTVTRCGAFALAMSFFVSVVVTGLLVYHFAPCIDTSSERRYNRGAGDDESAMFRSGRSFAGSTSKKKLDVRLPTNVRPDSYELQLVPFIWEGNFTFNGEVKIVLNVTEDTRKITLHAVDMDIDEEATSLKDYPWIEGRSKNLRVSRQYNDTARQFHVIQTVETLKAGKQYLLQLKYVGRLNDYLQGFYRSSYTVDNQTRWIATTQFQPTDARRAFPCFDEPALKARFQISIARPSNMTAISNMPKERESKPVAGLPTYVWDHFERSVPMSTYLVAFIVSDFESLHSSQGNVSVWARKEAVQQSDYSLKIGPEILKYFEDYFQIKFPLPKIDMVALPDFSAGAMENWGLITYRETAMLYQEGVSTSNNKQRVATVVSHELAHQWFGNLVTPSWWTDLWLNEGFASYVENIGINAVEPSWKALEQFVVHELQNVFGLDALESSHPISIAVGHPDEINEIFDRISYAKGASIIRMMDHFLSTAVFKRGLTNYLKGKAYQSAEQDDLWDALTKQAHEDRALGQDVTIKQIMDTWTLQTGFPVVTVIRDYDNDAAVITQERFMLRNHTKAESQPLWWIPLTYTTSRKLDFNDTKPSIWMKAEKSVLLKNISASSQEWLLFNILETGYYRVNYDRANWQLIIKQLSGENYDAIATINRAQLIDDALNLARAGRLDYSTALDVTSYLAHETEYLPWKAALTAMSFLDNMLVKFQGYDKFRVYALKLLDNVYRKVGFKDSLEDPQLTVFTRIDVLSWACNFGHEDCVRNAVSQFAAWRQSPEPSRNNPISPNLKSVVYCTAIRVGGQPEWDFMWQRYLETNVGSEKDLLLHALGCTRETWLLSRYLDWALTDNAGIRKQDVTRVFGSVSSNIIGQPLAFNYFRNKWDRLKEYFGTSLMTINNIVKSSTKRINTKYELKDLLEFANEHKEELGSATRAVEQAVEQAEANIRWLERNHATIHDWLKRNTS from the exons ATTCGGCGAGGAGAGCATGACGAAATCGCTGGGTGCGATGGGCATGGACGATCGCACGACGACCTTCGGTAGAAAGCGCGGCTGCACGGTGACGCGCTGCGGAGCTTTCGCTCTGGCGATGAGCTTCTTCGTGAGCGTCGTCGTCACGGGACTGCTGGTCTACCACTTCGCGCCCTGCATCGACACCTCCTCGGAGCGTCGCTACAACCGTGGCGCAGGAGATGACGAATCCGCGATGTTCAGGTCCGGCAGGAGCTTCGCCGGCTCGACCTCCAAGAAGAAGCTCGACGTCAGGCTGCCCACGAACGTGAGACCCGACAGCTACGAGCTCCAGCTAGTGCCGTTCATCTGGGAGGGCAACTTTACGTTCAACGGAGAG GTGAAAATCGTGCTGAACGTGACGGAGGACACGCGCAAGATAACGCTGCACGCGGTCGACATGGACATCGACGAGGAGGCGACGAGCCTCAAGGACTACCCTTGGATCGAGGGCAGAAGCAAGAATCTGAGGGTGAGTCGTCAGTACAACGACACCGCCAGGCAGTTCCACGTCATCCAGACGGTGGAGACGCTCAAGGCCGGCAAGCAGTACCTGCTGCAGCTCAAGTACGTCGGTCGGCTCAACGACTACCTCCAGGGGTTCTACAGGAGCTCCTACACCGTCGACAATCAGACGAG GTGGATCGCGACGACGCAGTTCCAGCCGACGGACGCCCGGCGAGCTTTCCCCTGCTTCGACGAGCCGGCGCTCAAGGCCCGCTTCCAGATCAGCATAGCCCGGCCCAGCAACATGACCGCCATCTCGAACATGCCGAAGGAGCGAGAGTCCAAGCCAGT GGCCGGTCTGCCCACGTACGTCTGGGACCACTTCGAGCGGTCGGTGCCGATGTCGACCTACCTCGTCGCCTTCATCGTCTCGGACTTTGAGTCGCTGCACTCGAGCCAGGGCAACGTCAGCGTCTGGGCGCGCAAGGAAGCCGTCCAGCAGTCCGACTACAGTCTCAAGATCGGGCCCGAGATCCTCAAGTACTTCGAGGACTACTTCCAGATCAAGTTCCCCCTGCCCAAGATCGACATGGTCGCCCTGCCGGACTTCTCCGCCGGCGCCATGGAGAACTGGGGACTCATCACCTACAG GGAGACGGCCATGCTGTACCAAGAGGGCGTCTCGACGAGCAACAACAAGCAGCGAGTCGCGACCGTGGTCTCGCACGAGCTGGCCCACCAGTGGTTCGGCAACCTGGTGACCCCGAGCTGGTGGACCGACCTCTGGCTGAACGAGGGCTTCGCCAGCTACGTGGAGAACATCGGCATCAACGCC GTGGAGCCGAGCTGGAAAGCCCTGGAGCAGTTCGTCGTGCACGAGCTGCAGAACGTCTTCGGTCTCGACGCTCTCGAGTCCTCCCATCCCATTTCCATCGCGGTCGGACATCCTGACGAGATCAACGAAATATTCGACCGCATATCCTACGCCAAGGGCGCCTCGATAATTCGCATGATGGACCACTTCCTCAGCACCGCGGTCTTCAAGCGCGGACTCACCAACTACCTCAAGGGAAA AGCGTACCAGAGCGCCGAGCAAGACGACCTGTGGGACGCGCTGACCAAACAAGCTCACGAGGACAGGGCTCTCGGCCAGGACGTGACTATCAAGCAGATCATGGACACGTGGACGCTGCAGACCGGATTCCCCGTGGTCACGGTTATCCGCGACTACGACAACGACGCGGCCGTCATCACTCAG GAGCGCTTCATGCTGAGGAATCACACCAAGGCGGAAAGCCAACCGCTCTGGTGGATCCCCCTGACCTACACGACATCGCGCAAACTCGACTTCAACGACACCAAGCCGTCGATCTGGATGAAGGCCGAGAAGTCCGTTCTCCTGAAGAACATCAGCGCCAGCTCGCAGGAGTGGCTGCTGTTCAACATCCTCGAGACGG GCTACTACCGAGTCAACTACGACCGGGCCAACTGGCAACTGATAATCAAGCAGCTGAGTGGCGAGAACTACGACGCCATAGCGACGATAAACCGAGCTCAGCTGATCGACGACGCGCTGAATCTGGCCAGAGCCGGCCGACTGGATTACTCGACGGCCCTGGACGTGACGTCTTACCTCGCGCACGAGACCGAGTACCTGCCGTGGAAGGCGGCCCTCACGGCCATGAGCTTCCTCGACAATATGCTCGTCAAGTTCCAGGGCTACGACAAGTTCAGG GTGTACGCCCTGAAACTGCTGGACAACGTGTACCGCAAGGTCGGCTTCAAGGACAGCCTGGAGGACCCCCAGCTGACGGTCTTCACGCGCATCGACGTCCTCAGCTGGGCCTGCAACTTCGGCCACGAGGACTGCGTGCGCAACGCCGTGAGCCAGTTCGCCGCCTGGCGACAGAGCCCCGAGCCCAGCAGGAACAACCCGATCTCGCCGAACCTCAAGAGCGTCGTCTACTGCACGGCCATCCGCGTGGGCGGACAGCCCGAGTGGGACTTCATGTGGCAGCGCTACCTCGAGACCAACGTCGGCTCCGAGAAGGACCTGCTGCTCCACGCGCTCGGCTGCACCAGGGAGACTTGGCTGCTCAGCAGGTACCTCGACTGGGCGCTCACCGATAACGCCGGCATCAGGAAGCAGGACGTCACCAGGGTCTTCGGCTCCGTCTCCAGCAACATCATCGGCCAGCCGCTGGCCTTCAACTACTTCAGGAACAAGTGGGACCGCCTGAAGGAGTA CTTCGGCACCTCGCTCATGACCATCAACAACATCGTCAAGTCCTCGACGAAGCGCATCAACACCAAGTACGAGCTGAAAGAC CTGCTCGAGTTCGCGAACGAGCACAAGGAGGAGCTGGGCAGCGCGACGCGCGCAGTCGAACAGGCGGTGGAGCAAGCCGAGGCGAACATCCGCTGGCTCGAGCGCAATCACGCGACCATTCACGACTGGCTCAAGAGGAACACCTCGTAA